A section of the Humulus lupulus chromosome 2, drHumLupu1.1, whole genome shotgun sequence genome encodes:
- the LOC133819684 gene encoding uncharacterized protein LOC133819684, producing the protein MDIVEEEVEKAKKEWDETFAKLVNQIKAIENYGKSTSTEQDEIRTSDSLPRMNGVAQDCLAVLNSLQFKLDLLAPQLPTDDQVQSAKTLLESWTNRSQSLRSSLRNANMKAKDNIRKAAQEQRELLLGGGEESTIRRRNLQTKAGMTSAAEGITESLRRTRQLMVQEVDRTANILTTTDESTGVLRKAESEYKGQRSLLMRTRNLLSTMQRQDVLDRMIIALGFFLFSCAVLYVVSKRIGLLKLQRTVTAAIKAGMVRQAVNGPRAVVDDINQARVHDNDVNILDVPLERVIRDEL; encoded by the exons ATGGACATTGTAGAAGAGGAGGTCGAGAAGGCCAAGAAGGAGTGGGATGAGACGTTCGCTAAGTTGGTGAACCAGATTAAGGCCATCGAGAACTATGGAAAATCTACATCGACTGAACAAGACGAGATTAGGACCAGCGACTCTCTTCCCAGGATGAATGGGGTTGCTCAAGATTGCTTGGCTGTGCTTAATTCCCTCCAATTCAAGCTTGATCTACTTGCTCCTCAGTTGCCCACGGATGACCAGGTTCAATCGGCTAAGACCTTGCTCGAGTCATGGACGAATCGATCTCAGAG CTTGAGATCGAGTTTGAGAAATGCTAATATGAAAGCCAAGGACAATATAAGAAAAGCTGCTCAGGAACAG AGAGAATTACTTCTGGGTGGTGGAGAAGAGTCTACAATTCGCAGACGCAACCTACA AACTAAAGCTGGTATGACGTCTGCTGCAGAAGGCATCACAGAGAGCCTTCGCCGAACTCGTCAACTGATGGTTCAG GAGGTTGATAGAACTGCTAATATACTGACGACGACTG ATGAATCAACTGGAGTACTACGGAAGGCTGAAAGTGAGTACAAGGGCCAGCGGTCATTGTTAATGAGAACCAGAAACTTACTCTCTACAATGCAGAGGCAAGATGTCTTGGACAG GATGATAATTGCTTTGGGATTTTTCTTGTTCTCTTGTGCTGTTCTGTATGTTGTCTCAAAGCGTATTGGGTTACTGAAGTTGCAAAGGACAGTCACCGCTGCTATTAAGGCTGGTATGGTTCGACAAGCAGTGAACGGACCAAGAGCTGTTGTAGATGATATAAATCAAGCCCGTGTCCACGATAATGATGTTAATATATTGGATGTTCCGTTAGAAAGAGTTATTCGTGATGAGCTCTGA
- the LOC133819685 gene encoding uncharacterized protein LOC133819685 yields the protein MVAMGDGNERPRRVMVVADPTRESAGALQYALSHAVLEEDELILLHVENPGSWRNTFSTFLKWPNLPVSSISAFTAGMEGGSGEVDFLDEMRYACKLAQPKMRVRVERLPIEGKEKASTILSQAKALGVDILVVGQRRSFSSAILGYKRPGGSMRGIDTTEYLIENSKCTCVGVQKKGQNGGYLLSSKTQKNFWLLA from the exons ATGGTCGCCATGGGAGATGGGAACGAGCGGCCACGCAGGGTAATGGTGGTGGCTGATCCAACCAGAGAGTCTGCAGGAGCACTCCAATATGCCCTTTCTCATGCAGTTCTTGAGGAGGATGAGTTGATCCTTCTCCATGTGGAAAATCCAGGTTCATGGCGGAACACATTCTCAACATTCCTTAAGTGGCCTAACCTACCGGTGAGCTCCATTTCTGCCTTTACTGCAGGCATGGAAGGTGGCTCAGGCGAGGTTGATTTCCTCGACGAAATGAGGTATGCATGCAAACTTGCACAGCCTAAAATGCGTGTGCGTGTAGAGAGGCTACCAATTGAAGGGAAAGAGAAGGCATCAACTATTCTTTCACAAGCCAAAGCTCTTGGGGTTGACATTCTTGTCGTAGGGCAGCGCAGGAGTTTCTCCTCAGCCATTTTGGG ATATAAGCGACCAGGAGGGTCAATGAGAGGTATAGACACAACAGAATACTTGATTGAGAACAGCAAGTGCACCTGTGTTGGAGTGCAGAAGAAGGGCCAAAATGGAGGCTATCTTCTCAGTTCCAAAACTCAGAAGAACTTCTGGCTATTAGCCTGA
- the LOC133819683 gene encoding glutamyl-tRNA(Gln) amidotransferase subunit B, chloroplastic/mitochondrial — protein sequence MASTIFRSIQTLPFCYHTTTALFRRKNRILFCIMKSTQAQSATQEKPAQVKVSSHPNARPIDKISKDYEAVIGIETHVQLSTLTKAFCSCPYNYGSPPNTSVCPVCMGLPGALPVLNSKVIECALKVGLALNCKLSLNSKFDRKQYFYPDLPKGYQISQFDIPIATGGYIDLDLPLEYGGGHRKFGITRVHMEEDAGKLLHSESGSYSQVDLNRAGVPLLEIVSEPDMRTGIEAAEYAAELQRLVRYLGVSNGNMQEGSLRCDVNVSIRPIGQLEFGTKVEIKNLNSFSSMGRAIDFEIARQALLLSQGQGDEIVQETRLWEEGGQKTVTMRKKEGLADYRYFPEPDLPGVSLTQEFVDSIHNSLPELPEMKRRRYEKMGLSMQDLLFLANDINVADFFDATIAKGSDVKLAANWIMGDIAAYMKNEKLTINEIKITPQELSELIASIKSGTISGKIGKEILFELLAKGGTVKGIIKEKDLVQIVDPAEIETMVDKVLSENPKQLEQYRGGKTKLQGFFAGQIMKMSKGKANPGILNRILLEKLNAKS from the exons ATGGCTTCCACTATTTTCAGGAGCATTCAAACGCTCCCTTTTTGTTACCATACAACAACTGCATTGTTCAGAAGAAAAAATAGGATCTTGTTTTGCATAATGAAAAGCACACAAGCCCAATCAGCCACACAAGAGAAGCCTGCTCAAGTCAAAGTTTCATCTCATCCTAACGCCAGACCCATTGATAAAATCTCCAAGGACTATGAAGCAGTTATAGGGATAGAAACCCATGTCCAGCTCTCCACTCTCACCAAAGCCTTTTGCAGTTGTCCGTACAACTATGGTTCTCCACCAAACACCAGTGTCTGCCCAGTTTGCATGGGGCTGCCTGGCGCTTTGCCGGTTCTGAACTCAAAGGTCATTGAGTGTGCATTGAAAGTTGGCCTTGCCCTTAATTGTAAGTTGTCTTTAAACTCCAAGTTTGACAGGAAACAGTACTTCTATCCAGACCTGCCAAAAGGGTACCAAATATCTCAGTTTGATATACCAATTGCAACTGGAGGATACATTGATTTGGATCTTCCATTGGAGTATGGTGGTGGACATAGGAAGTTTGGCATTACAAGAGTTCACATGGAAGAAGATGCAGGGAAGCTGCTTCATTCAGAAAGTGGAAGCTACTCCCAGG TTGATTTGAACAGAGCTGGGGTTCCATTGCTTGAGATTGTTTCCGAACCTGATATGAGAACTGGTATTGAGGCTGCAGAATATGCTGCAGAATTACAGCGTTTGGTTCGATATCTGGGAGTTAGTAATGGAAATATGCAAGAAGGGTCACTTCGTTGTGATGTGAACGTTTCAATTAGACCAATAGGGCAATTAGAATTTGGGACAAAG GTTGAGATAAAAAATTTGAACTCGTTCTCTTCAATGGGTAGGGCAATTGATTTTGAAATTGCGAGGCAGGCACTTCTTCTCAGTCAAGGACAGGGTGATGAAATTGTACAGGAAACTCGTCTCTGGGAAGAAGGTGGACAG AAAACTGTTACaatgaggaaaaaggaaggactTGCTGATTACCGATATTTCCCAGAACCAGACCTTCCAGGAGTTAGTCTCACTCAAGAATTTGTTGATAGTATTCACAATTCTTTGCCTGAACTTCCAGAAATGAAACGTCGGAGGTATGAAAAGATGGGCCTAAGCATGCAAGATCTTCTTTTCCTCGCAAATGACATAAAT GTTGCAGATTTTTTTGATGCTACAATTGCAAAGGGTTCTGATGTGAAGCTTGCTGCTAACTGGATTATGGGTGATATTGCTGCCTACATGAAAAATGAGAAGTTAACAATTAATGAGATTAAAATTACTCCCCAAGAGTTGTCTGAGTTGATTGCTTCAATAAAAAGTGGGACAATCAGTGGGAAGATTGGAAAAGAG ATATTGTTTGAGCTTCTGGCAAAAGGTGGGACCGTGAAGGGAATTATAAAAGAAAAGGATTTAGTTCAG ATTGTAGATCCTGCGGAGATTGAAACAATGGTAGACAAGGTGCTTTCAGAAAATCCAAAACAGCTGGAGCAATATCGTGGCGGGAAGACCAAGTTACAAGGATTTTTTGCTGGCCAG ATCATGAAAATGTCCAAAGGTAAAGCAAATCCTGGGATTTTGAACAGGATCCTGCTTGAGAAATTAAATGCCAAGAGTTGA